A window from Chitinophaga filiformis encodes these proteins:
- a CDS encoding RagB/SusD family nutrient uptake outer membrane protein, producing the protein MKRITYCILLIILLPFLSCTKDFLENTDKTKLTDDIQWSSEGNADIFLNDVYGALPNYWNQPENLDNFTDDNDAGFYYTSYNWKQGIVSPAGTDYTVWGGITGSGDLTNWPAIFTAVRKCNTFIAKVNTYAANFSETWRKKRLDEARFLRAFFYSELWMHLGGLPIITSVPDRSNGDSSQLYYPRSTFAETVDFIVSDLDTVVRNGNLSTKYNHGDADAGRATLGAALALKGWVQLYAASPAFNAAQPAAGADPHHVAGYGQFDAGRWAAAAATLKQFIDQYGNGHPYGLFPDLSALWYEANEYNSEVLWDRQVVAVTMGSSFEQYGGPVWINGAYYTWGNYNPTQELVDQFRMANGKRIEDPTSGYDPQNPYVGREPRFYQWIVYDGAPYKMTWMDKQDTIYTRIDKVRPSKNQIDFGTDDVSNTGYYFKKRLNPLVRPGGGTISGANFIYYRYTEMLLGYAEAQNEAVGPDASVYDAVNQVRIRGGLPALPASLSQDEMRTAIQQERRVELCFENKRFYDLIRWKMAEQVLIHDRHGMKISNTVPENNSGVWKYEAVPLNHPHVFVPKMYLNPIPQDVIDRNPRVTQNPGY; encoded by the coding sequence ATGAAACGTATAACATATTGCATACTGCTCATCATATTGCTGCCGTTCCTCTCCTGTACCAAAGACTTCCTGGAGAATACGGACAAAACAAAACTGACGGATGACATCCAGTGGTCGTCGGAAGGAAATGCCGACATCTTTCTCAACGACGTTTATGGCGCCTTGCCCAATTACTGGAATCAGCCGGAGAACCTGGACAATTTTACTGATGATAATGATGCCGGTTTTTACTACACCTCCTACAACTGGAAGCAGGGCATCGTATCGCCTGCCGGCACAGACTATACAGTATGGGGCGGCATTACCGGATCCGGAGATCTCACTAACTGGCCCGCTATTTTCACAGCGGTGAGGAAATGCAATACATTTATTGCGAAGGTGAATACCTATGCGGCTAATTTTTCCGAAACATGGCGGAAGAAACGCCTGGACGAAGCGCGTTTCCTGCGGGCTTTCTTTTATAGTGAACTCTGGATGCACCTGGGTGGGCTTCCCATTATTACCAGTGTACCTGACCGCAGCAATGGCGATAGCAGCCAGCTTTATTATCCCCGCAGCACATTTGCTGAAACGGTAGACTTCATTGTCAGCGATCTCGATACGGTGGTGCGCAATGGCAATCTGTCCACCAAATACAACCACGGAGACGCAGATGCCGGCCGTGCCACCTTAGGCGCTGCATTGGCCTTAAAAGGATGGGTACAGCTATATGCTGCCAGTCCTGCCTTCAATGCTGCCCAACCCGCGGCCGGGGCCGATCCGCATCACGTAGCAGGCTATGGTCAGTTTGATGCCGGCAGGTGGGCTGCTGCTGCAGCTACGCTCAAACAATTCATCGATCAATATGGTAACGGGCATCCTTATGGATTGTTTCCCGACCTTTCCGCATTGTGGTATGAAGCCAATGAATACAACAGTGAAGTACTGTGGGACCGCCAGGTAGTGGCTGTTACCATGGGATCATCCTTTGAACAATATGGTGGTCCTGTATGGATCAATGGCGCTTATTATACCTGGGGCAATTACAATCCCACACAGGAGCTGGTAGACCAGTTCAGGATGGCCAATGGCAAGCGTATTGAAGATCCCACATCAGGTTACGATCCTCAAAATCCTTATGTAGGAAGAGAACCCAGGTTCTACCAGTGGATCGTGTATGATGGCGCACCTTATAAAATGACCTGGATGGATAAACAGGATACGATCTATACCCGTATCGACAAGGTACGTCCGTCGAAGAACCAGATAGACTTTGGAACAGATGATGTGAGCAATACCGGTTATTATTTCAAGAAAAGGCTAAACCCATTGGTAAGACCTGGTGGAGGCACTATCAGCGGCGCGAACTTCATTTACTACCGTTATACGGAGATGCTGCTGGGATATGCGGAAGCGCAGAACGAAGCCGTAGGACCAGATGCCAGTGTATATGATGCCGTTAACCAGGTACGTATAAGAGGCGGTCTTCCGGCCTTGCCTGCATCACTCAGCCAGGACGAGATGCGTACCGCCATTCAGCAGGAAAGACGGGTGGAATTATGTTTTGAGAACAAACGCTTCTATGACCTCATCCGCTGGAAAATGGCAGAACAAGTGCTGATCCATGACCGGCATGGCATGAAGATCTCGAACACCGTTCCGGAAAACAACAGCGGTGTATGGAAGTATGAAGCAGTGCCGCTGAATCATCCGCATGTATTCGTTCCGAAGATGTATCTCAATCCGATTCCCCAGGATGTGATAGACCGTAATCCACGGGTTACACAGAACCCGGGATATTAG
- a CDS encoding LA_2272 family surface repeat-containing protein: MPRSTFLTLLFVLLLAAHAFAATDSLPAKYFSLGLKKAGICFGNSPAYTGIRFNVMNRRISTLNGFDFTLLDDDQEGTSNGLSVGIIAKAQHRNNGLSIGGIFNASDIANGIMVGPLISAVGRLNGIGIGSVLIPDTLNGLVVNTVLLDRHLADSVQSVINGVAVSVFRIDVGRVNGIAVSIYNRAQAHKGLFVGAVNRTSRLKGVQIGLYNVALNNPRGLRRLPFINMHLGK, translated from the coding sequence ATGCCCAGGTCCACTTTCTTAACCCTTCTTTTTGTGCTGTTGTTAGCCGCCCATGCATTCGCAGCAACTGATTCATTACCAGCAAAATATTTCAGTCTTGGCTTGAAAAAGGCAGGTATCTGTTTCGGTAATTCACCTGCTTATACCGGGATCAGGTTTAATGTGATGAACAGAAGGATCAGCACATTAAATGGGTTCGATTTTACATTGCTTGACGATGACCAGGAAGGAACGAGCAATGGCCTTTCAGTGGGTATTATTGCAAAAGCGCAGCATCGGAATAATGGTCTTTCCATTGGAGGGATCTTTAATGCTTCGGACATAGCAAACGGAATAATGGTGGGACCTCTTATCAGTGCAGTGGGTAGGTTGAATGGAATAGGAATTGGGAGTGTGTTGATTCCCGATACATTGAATGGATTGGTGGTTAATACAGTATTGCTGGACAGACATCTCGCTGATTCGGTGCAAAGCGTTATCAATGGGGTGGCGGTGTCCGTTTTCAGAATAGATGTTGGCAGGGTGAATGGAATAGCTGTTTCCATATATAATCGTGCTCAGGCCCACAAGGGGCTTTTTGTCGGTGCTGTTAACAGGACCTCCCGCTTGAAAGGTGTACAAATAGGATTATACAATGTGGCTTTAAATAATCCCAGGGGATTGAGACGATTACCCTTTATCAACATGCATCTTGGGAAATAA
- a CDS encoding DUF2798 domain-containing protein, translating into MKQKHFKYINTLFVVIPMTLIMAFVGLIRNYGFGEDWFIKFLKAWSIMVPVAYLAAFIIIPNARKLAERVTAKS; encoded by the coding sequence ATGAAACAGAAACATTTCAAGTACATCAACACACTCTTTGTCGTCATTCCCATGACCCTGATCATGGCATTTGTAGGCCTGATCCGTAACTATGGTTTTGGTGAAGACTGGTTCATCAAATTCCTGAAAGCCTGGAGCATCATGGTTCCCGTCGCTTATCTGGCAGCATTCATCATTATTCCCAATGCACGTAAACTGGCTGAAAGGGTCACCGCAAAATCGTAA
- a CDS encoding Crp/Fnr family transcriptional regulator, producing the protein MHELLTNYLREQIKVSEEELTTILSCFKPLKAKKNELLLTQGQTSQRSYFVGKGCLRIYFLNEDGQDATRYFAFENKFATALVSFITGDPSDEFIQAVEPTELLYISHKDFFHLLGIIPQWEKFYRSYLEGAYVNNTRRLMSFITLDAVERYRQLLEQNPVIVRRLPNKMVASYLNISQETLSRLKSRV; encoded by the coding sequence ATGCACGAGCTGCTGACTAATTACCTCAGGGAACAGATCAAGGTCAGTGAAGAAGAATTAACAACTATTCTCTCCTGCTTCAAGCCTTTGAAAGCAAAGAAAAATGAGCTCCTGTTAACACAGGGACAAACCAGCCAACGATCCTATTTCGTTGGCAAAGGTTGTTTGCGGATATACTTCCTCAATGAAGACGGACAGGATGCCACCCGTTATTTTGCGTTTGAGAACAAGTTTGCCACTGCATTAGTGAGTTTTATTACAGGTGACCCCTCTGACGAGTTTATACAGGCGGTGGAACCAACGGAACTGCTTTATATCAGTCATAAGGATTTCTTCCATTTACTAGGTATCATACCACAGTGGGAAAAGTTTTACAGGAGTTATCTGGAAGGCGCTTATGTCAATAACACAAGGCGTTTGATGTCGTTCATTACATTAGATGCAGTAGAGCGTTATCGCCAGTTACTTGAGCAAAATCCTGTTATTGTAAGGAGACTGCCGAATAAAATGGTGGCTTCTTATCTTAATATTTCGCAGGAGACCTTGAGCCGTTTGAAATCCAGGGTTTGA
- a CDS encoding glycoside hydrolase family 2 protein: MKKLLSCFVVSLGIAAAAKAQGTQWHLIKDRIVTQWAEKVDPKAPLPEYPRPLLVRSNNWINLNGLWSYAITPKSQAAPSAYEGNILVPFAVESALSGVGRTVGKDSLLWYRNTISIPSSMKNKDILLHFGAVDWQTEVFVNGKSAGKHEGGYDPFSINITPYLKKGAKQEITVRVWDPTDDGPQPAGKQVVKPEGIWYTPVTGIWQTVWLEAVPKVYIKSTKNTPDIDKHTISVAADVENLQEGDNLKIEVLDGATVIAQQQVGAKETAVITLNNEKLWSPSTPFLYDLKVTLVRNNKPVDEIKSYFAMRKISMAPDANGIQRMLLNNKFLFQYGPLDQGWWPDGLYTPPTYEAMIYDIDQLKKMGFNMIRKHIKVEPATYYAYCDKAGMLLWQDMPSGDRGNGWENRPGVLDHATDKNRTPESEGYYRKEWNAIIDALYNYPSIVVWIPFNEAWGQFKTAEITEWTMKKDPSRLVNSASGGNFYPTGHIIDLHNYPHPAMPRPDLFGQKQVLVLGEFGGLGLPLEGHTWQKNKNWGYQSFKTSEDMFKRYETFTERIAQLIPLGLSAAVYTQTTDVEGEVNGFMTYDRQVDKMPVDRLKEANVKLYDPALVK; this comes from the coding sequence ATGAAGAAATTATTATCCTGTTTTGTTGTGTCCCTCGGCATAGCCGCTGCTGCAAAGGCCCAGGGAACGCAATGGCACCTTATCAAAGACAGAATTGTAACCCAATGGGCAGAGAAAGTTGACCCGAAAGCCCCGCTACCAGAATATCCACGTCCGCTCCTGGTCAGAAGTAATAACTGGATAAATTTAAATGGTCTCTGGAGTTACGCAATTACGCCTAAGTCGCAGGCAGCACCTTCCGCTTATGAAGGCAACATCCTGGTGCCTTTTGCAGTAGAATCGGCACTATCGGGTGTAGGCCGCACCGTTGGAAAAGACAGTTTACTGTGGTATAGGAATACCATCAGCATTCCTTCTTCCATGAAGAACAAGGACATCCTGCTGCATTTTGGCGCGGTTGACTGGCAGACGGAAGTGTTTGTGAACGGCAAGAGTGCCGGCAAACATGAGGGAGGCTATGATCCTTTTTCCATCAACATTACGCCCTACCTGAAGAAGGGGGCAAAGCAGGAAATAACCGTGCGTGTATGGGACCCTACAGATGATGGTCCGCAGCCCGCCGGTAAGCAGGTCGTTAAACCTGAAGGCATCTGGTATACACCCGTAACCGGTATATGGCAGACGGTATGGCTGGAAGCAGTACCGAAAGTATATATCAAATCGACCAAAAATACCCCTGATATTGATAAACACACGATATCAGTAGCTGCAGATGTAGAGAACCTGCAGGAAGGTGATAACCTGAAAATTGAAGTGTTGGACGGCGCTACCGTCATCGCACAACAGCAGGTGGGCGCTAAGGAAACAGCTGTGATCACACTTAACAACGAGAAATTGTGGTCGCCTTCCACACCTTTCCTGTACGATCTGAAAGTGACGCTGGTACGTAACAACAAACCGGTAGATGAAATAAAGAGCTATTTCGCTATGCGCAAGATATCAATGGCGCCCGATGCGAATGGTATACAGCGTATGCTGCTGAATAATAAGTTCCTTTTCCAGTATGGGCCGCTGGACCAGGGTTGGTGGCCTGATGGTTTATATACACCGCCTACCTACGAAGCGATGATATATGACATTGACCAGCTGAAGAAGATGGGCTTTAATATGATCCGTAAACATATTAAAGTGGAACCCGCTACCTACTATGCTTATTGCGATAAGGCAGGTATGTTGCTATGGCAGGATATGCCAAGCGGCGATAGGGGCAATGGCTGGGAGAACCGCCCCGGAGTGCTGGATCATGCTACTGACAAAAACCGTACACCGGAATCTGAAGGATATTACCGTAAAGAATGGAATGCGATCATAGATGCTTTGTATAACTATCCGAGCATTGTGGTATGGATACCATTCAACGAAGCCTGGGGACAATTCAAGACAGCAGAGATCACGGAGTGGACGATGAAGAAAGATCCCTCACGACTGGTGAACAGCGCCAGCGGGGGTAACTTCTATCCAACAGGACATATCATCGATCTGCATAACTATCCACATCCTGCCATGCCGAGACCAGACCTCTTTGGTCAGAAACAGGTCCTGGTACTGGGAGAATTCGGCGGACTGGGATTGCCGCTGGAAGGCCATACCTGGCAGAAGAACAAGAACTGGGGATACCAGTCGTTCAAAACATCTGAGGATATGTTCAAACGTTATGAAACCTTCACAGAGAGAATTGCCCAGCTGATCCCCCTGGGGTTATCAGCAGCTGTGTACACACAGACCACAGATGTAGAAGGCGAGGTGAATGGTTTTATGACCTACGATCGCCAGGTAGATAAAATGCCTGTTGACAGGTTAAAGGAGGCGAATGTGAAACTGTATGATCCTGCTTTGGTGAAGTAA